A region of the Peredibacter starrii genome:
CCTGTAAAACCGTATCAAGACATCGCTGAAGGCATGGAAACCAGCTTCACTTCGCATATGCTGGCAGAAATGAGAAAGACTGTGCCTAAAGAGACTCCTGATTCGTCGGCAATGGAGTACTACAATTCTTTGCTGGATTACGAAAGAGCACAAACTATGGCAAAATCAGACAGTGGTCTTGGAGTGAAGAAAGTCATCCTCGATCAGATTGTGCCACAGCATATGAAACACTATTTGAAGAATGCACAGCCGGCAATTCGTCAAGGAATGACGAAGGAGAATACAAATGAGTAGCATCGACACACGATCAGCCTTTTTTCCTCGTAGCAGAAGTGCTCAAGCCGAGTCTACAAAACAAAGCGGTAAAGTGGACGCTCCTCAACGTAACAGTATGGAACGTGCTACTGAACTAACAGAAAAAACTGCAACAGACGCGAAAGTTAACATCGGTGATGGTGTTAAGGATTTCGCTCGTATCAAGAAAGCTGCCATGAGTGCTCCTGAGACGGACAACTCTGAAAAGATCGCCCGTCTAAAAGCTCAAATCGCGGCCGGTTCATACGAAATCGATTACGACGGTCTAGCTGACAAAATCCTTACATCTGAGTTTTAAAAGGAACGATGATGGATAATCGTCTGAACGAGAAGAAACTCTACTTCCAGCGCGTATTAGCGGTGTGGGAAGGTTTCTGCCAACTTCATAAAGAGCTTTATGACCTGACTTGCGAAGAGTACCTCACTCTCCTTGCCAGCGACATTGATAAGCTTGAAACCATGCTTCCGCTTAAGGATGAAATCATCACTAAGATCGGTGAGCTTGAAAAAGATCGTACAGAACTTATCGAACAATTAAACAACACAGGTCTTTTCGCGACCAAGATCGTGAAGGCCAGTGACCTACTTGCTGCCTATGCTGAAATTGATGGGCAGAATGCAATCCCAGCTCTTAAAAACCTGAACTCACTTTTGATCGACATCGTTCAAAAGATTCAGGAACAAAATAAGAAGAACCAGCAGTTCTTAAATAAAGCCATGCTTTCTCTTCGTGAAATCAAACAAGGTTTCACCGGGAAGAAAACTTATTCCACGTACGGAGCAGACGGACTTACCCGTTCGCTCAATAGATAAAGGTACAGGGGTCTCATTTGGGTGCTGACTTACTGAATATTGGAAAATCTGGATTGTTTACGGCGAAGTCGGCCATGTCGACGACGTCGCATAACATTGCCAATGCCAATACTGATGGATACTCCCGTCAGGAAGTAAGAATGGAGACGAGCCCAACTCTTGGCGAAGGCGATTACGTTCTTGGTACCGGGGTTGAAATCCAAAGTATCAAACGTTCGCACGATGAGCTGGTTGAGAAGAAGCTCAACAATTCAATTACCGGTCACAAATTTAATGAAGAAAGAACCCTTCAGCTTGGTCACGTAGAAGAAATCTTCAACGAGATCAACTCAGAAGGCATGAACAAGGTTTTGAACCGTTTCTTCAACTCGTTCCGTGAACTTTCTAACCAGCCGGAAAACGAAACTGTTCGTAACGTGGTTAAAGAGAACGCGAAGATCGTCGTTGGTGACTTCCACCGCATTCAGAAAAACCTGGATGACGTTCGTGCCAGCATCAATAAAAAAGTTGCTTTGACTGTAGATGAAGTGAACCTTCTCACAAAGAGCATCGCTAAACTCAATAAAGAAATTAACATCCAGGAAGTAACGGGAAGTATGGCCAATGATCTTCGCGATCAGCGTGACCGTGCTCTAAGAACTCTTGCTGAGTTCTTCCCTATTTCAACTTACACCGACAACAAGGGCCAATTCATTGTTGGTATCGAAGGTGTGGGTTCAATCGTTTCTGGTGGTATCTCGCAAGACCTGGCCGTTGGAACAACAGTTCCAGAGGGCCAGACTTCTGCAGATAAAGGTGACATTCAGGTCTTCTTTGCCAACCGTCCGGGTGTACCGATGACGGACAAGATCAAGGGCGGAACACTTGGTGCTCAGATCAAAACTCGTAATGATGAAATCGTGGGTCTTGAGAAACAGGTAGACGAGCTTGCTCACGGACTTGTGCTTGCGACCAACGCCATTCACCGCCGTGGTTTCGCTAACCACCCGGTGCCTGTAGATGCTGAAGGTAATCCGATTCCAAATGCCGCTCAAAAGCAAGTAACCGGAATTAACTTCTTTAAAGAACCACTCGATCTAAAACGTGCTGCTGAGTACATCTCTATCTCAGATGAAATCGAAGCAGACGTTAATAATATCGCCGCTGCCCTTGAGGCCAACAAGCCCGGTGATAACCGTGTGGCACTTGCGGTCTCAAAACTTCAGCACGAAAAAGTTCTCGGTGCTGGTACCACGACTTTTGAAGAACAATATTTAAAGTCAGTTGGTAACATCGGTCTTCAGGCCGGTAAATCAAAAATTGATGAAGAGCAATCTCACGGGATCCTTGCTCAGGCGAAATCTTTCAAAGAACGTCTGGCGGGTGTGTCTCTGGATGAAGAGGCGGCGAACATGGTTCGCTACCAGAATGCTTACGAAGCTTCTGCTAAAGTTATCAGAGCTTCAGATGAAATGTTTAAGGCTGTTTTAGGACTACTTGGATAGGTAATGTATGAGTAGAGTTTCAGAAAACAGTTCAGTCAGTTCCATCAACTATGCCGTAGGTAAAACCAAGGGCAAGGTGGAAGATTTGCAACTGAAAGGTTCGACTCTTAAAAGAGTGTCGAAGCCTTCTGATGATCCCGTTGGTAACGTGGATCTACTCGCTATTCGTTCGCAAAATATCGATGCCGATCAATATCTTCGTAACTTAAACTTCGCCCAGACCCAACTCTCATTCACAGAAAACATTCTGGAAGAGATGACTGATCTTCTGGTAAAAGCAAAAGAACTATCAGTAGGACAAGCTTCGTCGATCTACTCTGCGGAAATCCGCCAGGGTGTGGCGAAAGAAATTCACCAGATTCGTCAGCAGGTTCTCTCTCTCGCTAACAAGCGCATGGGGAACAGGTATCTCTTCGCCGGTCAGAAAGTTCTGACTCGTCCTTTCGACATGGAAGGGAAATATCACGGCGATAAAAACAAAGTGAATATCGAGATCAATAAGGACGTTTACGTTCCGATCAATATCACGGGCCAGGAGCTTTTCTACTCTAAGATGAAAAAGCCCGCTGAGCGCTCTGATGTTGATTTAAAAATTGAATCGCCGGATCTCAATCCAGAAACTGCTGTGATGAGAAAACCAGCAAGCATTAATCCTGAGCCGCAAGAAGTGCAGGCCACCATCTTTGATGAGCTTCGCTCCCTTGAGAACGCACTCCTTACCGATAACCCGCAAGTGATCCAGGGACTCCTTGAGCGTCTGGATGACAGCATTGA
Encoded here:
- the flgK gene encoding flagellar hook-associated protein FlgK, which encodes MGADLLNIGKSGLFTAKSAMSTTSHNIANANTDGYSRQEVRMETSPTLGEGDYVLGTGVEIQSIKRSHDELVEKKLNNSITGHKFNEERTLQLGHVEEIFNEINSEGMNKVLNRFFNSFRELSNQPENETVRNVVKENAKIVVGDFHRIQKNLDDVRASINKKVALTVDEVNLLTKSIAKLNKEINIQEVTGSMANDLRDQRDRALRTLAEFFPISTYTDNKGQFIVGIEGVGSIVSGGISQDLAVGTTVPEGQTSADKGDIQVFFANRPGVPMTDKIKGGTLGAQIKTRNDEIVGLEKQVDELAHGLVLATNAIHRRGFANHPVPVDAEGNPIPNAAQKQVTGINFFKEPLDLKRAAEYISISDEIEADVNNIAAALEANKPGDNRVALAVSKLQHEKVLGAGTTTFEEQYLKSVGNIGLQAGKSKIDEEQSHGILAQAKSFKERLAGVSLDEEAANMVRYQNAYEASAKVIRASDEMFKAVLGLLG
- the flgM gene encoding flagellar biosynthesis anti-sigma factor FlgM, which translates into the protein MSSIDTRSAFFPRSRSAQAESTKQSGKVDAPQRNSMERATELTEKTATDAKVNIGDGVKDFARIKKAAMSAPETDNSEKIARLKAQIAAGSYEIDYDGLADKILTSEF
- a CDS encoding rod-binding protein, with protein sequence MKINPQAQALATAQRNNPVKPYQDIAEGMETSFTSHMLAEMRKTVPKETPDSSAMEYYNSLLDYERAQTMAKSDSGLGVKKVILDQIVPQHMKHYLKNAQPAIRQGMTKENTNE
- a CDS encoding flagellar protein FlgN is translated as MDNRLNEKKLYFQRVLAVWEGFCQLHKELYDLTCEEYLTLLASDIDKLETMLPLKDEIITKIGELEKDRTELIEQLNNTGLFATKIVKASDLLAAYAEIDGQNAIPALKNLNSLLIDIVQKIQEQNKKNQQFLNKAMLSLREIKQGFTGKKTYSTYGADGLTRSLNR
- the flgL gene encoding flagellar hook-associated protein FlgL — its product is MSRVSENSSVSSINYAVGKTKGKVEDLQLKGSTLKRVSKPSDDPVGNVDLLAIRSQNIDADQYLRNLNFAQTQLSFTENILEEMTDLLVKAKELSVGQASSIYSAEIRQGVAKEIHQIRQQVLSLANKRMGNRYLFAGQKVLTRPFDMEGKYHGDKNKVNIEINKDVYVPINITGQELFYSKMKKPAERSDVDLKIESPDLNPETAVMRKPASINPEPQEVQATIFDELRSLENALLTDNPQVIQGLLERLDDSIERVVTYRTEIGALTNTISNAEGNIEKTKLLNEAHKSKIEDADVTELFADLQKEQNVLKATYRASSNLMNTSLMDFLK